A genomic segment from Actinoplanes sichuanensis encodes:
- a CDS encoding Pls/PosA family non-ribosomal peptide synthetase, whose product MTVTTDLRLIELPELEFTTEAPAVFRSHSVPIRRTLIDVLDATVAEHPDAPALDTGDTTLTYRQLAAEVETLRTALSGHGIGVGDRVGVRISSGTAELYLAILGVLAAGAAYVPVDADDPDERAELVFAEAGVCAVLGDGLSVSVRRTPEGGTGRPGPADDAWIIFTSGSTGTPKGVAVPHGAAAAFVDAEAQLFLVDDDVEPLGPADRVLAGLSVAFDASCEEMWLAWRHGACLVPAARSLVRSGVDLGPWLAERRITVVSTVPTLAALWPAEALEDVRLLIFGGEACPPELAERLAVEGREVWNTYGPTEATVVACAARMTGEGPVRIGLPLAGWELAVVDATGEPVAMGETGELVIGGVGLARYLDAVKDAEKFAPLPALDWARAYRSGDIVRAEPEGLLFLGRGDEQVKLGGRRIELGEIDAALQALPGVAGAAAAVKRTAAGNQLLVGYLVPHDADDFDMSGATARIREQLPAALVPLLAVVDALPTRTSGKVDRAALPWPLAVGTPGAGELTATEDWLAGGWEEILGVRPGDPDADFFSSGGSSLNAAQLVAWIRQSYPQVSVADVYQNPRLSEMAKVLGALATETTTRREVRPTPRRAGFLQFLLMLPMLALVGLRWLTVLAALGKVVALAPTVSWWWIGASWLVLFSPPGRIALAAGGARLLLRGVGPGAYPRGGGVHLRLWAAERFAELTGATGIGGAGWMTTYAKLLGARLGRDVDLHSAPPVTGLLKLGRGAAIEPEVDLSGYWVDGDVVRVGSVRVGAGGRVGARSTLMPGARIGKGAKISAGSTVTGTVPAGQRWAGSPAVPVDGKGATVWPQRRPARSRLSGRSWVLAYSLTAQLLALLPVAAALPALALLGWVLACGPTLPAVLLAVPAAAVAYQIGYALLVLIFVRLLGIGLRTGFHPVRGRVAWQVWTTEHLMAMARVALFPIYSSLFTPVWLRMLGAKVGRGTEISTVLAVPAMTTVDDHAFLADDTMVATYELDQGWLRVAPARIGKQAFLGNSGMAAPGRSVPKRGLVGVLSSAPHKAKKGSSWLGAPPMPLRRIVETADSGRTFDPPARLKVARALVELCRVVPVILAGALAVLVLTALTLIWRAAGAWAAVAAAGPVLFAAAVTGALLATAAKWLLVGRFRVSERALWTSFVWRNELADTFVEVLAGPWLFRLAAGTPLLNVWLRTLGVKIGRGVWLETLWLPEFDLVRLGDGATVNRGCVVQTHLFHDRIMSMDEVTLGAGATLGPHGIVLPGASIGARTTVGPGSLVTRGDAVPDDSRWLGNPVATWPAAATRRV is encoded by the coding sequence GTGACCGTGACGACCGATCTGCGACTGATCGAGCTGCCCGAGCTGGAGTTCACGACCGAGGCGCCGGCGGTGTTCCGGTCCCACTCGGTGCCGATCCGTCGCACTCTGATCGACGTCCTCGACGCGACCGTGGCCGAGCATCCGGACGCCCCCGCGCTGGACACCGGCGACACCACACTGACCTACCGGCAGCTCGCGGCCGAGGTCGAGACGCTGCGCACGGCCCTGAGCGGGCACGGGATCGGCGTCGGCGACCGGGTGGGTGTCCGGATCTCCTCCGGCACCGCCGAGCTGTACCTGGCGATCCTCGGAGTGCTGGCGGCCGGTGCCGCCTATGTGCCGGTGGACGCCGACGATCCCGACGAGCGGGCCGAGCTGGTCTTCGCCGAGGCGGGGGTGTGCGCGGTCCTCGGTGATGGACTGAGCGTCTCGGTACGGCGTACCCCCGAAGGAGGAACCGGACGACCGGGACCCGCCGACGACGCCTGGATCATCTTCACCTCCGGCTCCACCGGCACCCCGAAGGGGGTGGCGGTGCCGCACGGCGCCGCCGCCGCGTTCGTGGACGCCGAGGCGCAGCTGTTTCTCGTCGACGACGACGTCGAACCGCTGGGCCCGGCCGACCGGGTCCTGGCCGGTCTGTCGGTGGCCTTCGACGCGTCGTGCGAGGAGATGTGGCTGGCCTGGCGGCACGGCGCCTGCCTGGTCCCGGCCGCCCGGTCGCTGGTCCGCTCCGGCGTCGACCTCGGCCCGTGGCTGGCCGAGCGGCGCATCACCGTCGTCTCGACGGTGCCGACGCTGGCCGCGCTGTGGCCGGCCGAGGCCCTTGAGGACGTCCGGCTGCTGATCTTCGGGGGCGAGGCGTGCCCGCCCGAGCTGGCCGAGCGCCTGGCCGTCGAGGGCCGCGAGGTGTGGAACACCTACGGCCCGACCGAGGCCACCGTGGTGGCCTGCGCCGCCCGGATGACCGGCGAGGGTCCGGTGCGGATCGGCCTGCCACTGGCCGGCTGGGAACTCGCCGTGGTCGACGCCACCGGCGAGCCGGTCGCCATGGGCGAGACCGGTGAGCTGGTCATCGGCGGTGTGGGGCTGGCCCGCTATCTGGACGCGGTCAAGGACGCCGAGAAGTTCGCGCCGCTGCCCGCCCTGGACTGGGCGCGGGCCTACCGCAGCGGCGACATCGTCCGCGCCGAGCCGGAGGGGCTGCTGTTCCTCGGGCGCGGCGACGAGCAGGTCAAGCTCGGTGGCCGCCGGATCGAGCTGGGCGAGATCGACGCCGCCCTCCAGGCGCTGCCCGGGGTGGCCGGCGCGGCCGCCGCGGTCAAGCGCACCGCCGCCGGCAACCAGCTGCTGGTCGGCTATCTCGTGCCGCACGACGCGGACGACTTCGACATGTCCGGTGCGACCGCGCGGATCCGCGAGCAGCTGCCGGCCGCGCTGGTGCCGCTGCTCGCGGTCGTCGACGCGCTGCCGACCCGGACGTCCGGCAAGGTCGACCGGGCCGCCCTGCCCTGGCCGCTCGCGGTCGGCACCCCGGGCGCCGGTGAGCTCACCGCGACCGAGGACTGGTTGGCCGGCGGCTGGGAGGAGATCCTCGGGGTCCGCCCGGGCGACCCGGACGCGGACTTCTTCAGCAGCGGCGGCAGCAGCCTGAACGCGGCGCAGTTGGTGGCCTGGATTCGGCAGTCGTATCCGCAGGTGTCGGTGGCCGACGTCTATCAGAACCCGCGGCTGTCCGAGATGGCGAAGGTGCTCGGCGCCCTCGCCACCGAGACGACGACCCGGCGGGAGGTACGGCCCACGCCGCGCCGCGCCGGGTTCCTGCAGTTCCTGCTGATGCTGCCGATGCTGGCGCTGGTCGGGCTGCGCTGGCTCACCGTCCTGGCCGCCCTGGGCAAGGTGGTGGCGCTGGCGCCCACGGTCTCCTGGTGGTGGATCGGCGCGTCCTGGCTCGTCCTGTTCAGCCCACCCGGGCGGATCGCGCTGGCGGCCGGTGGGGCCCGGTTGCTGCTGCGCGGGGTCGGCCCCGGGGCGTACCCGCGTGGTGGCGGGGTGCACCTGCGGTTGTGGGCGGCCGAGCGGTTCGCCGAGCTGACCGGCGCGACCGGCATCGGTGGCGCGGGCTGGATGACCACCTACGCGAAGCTGCTCGGCGCCCGCCTGGGCCGCGACGTCGACCTGCACTCCGCTCCGCCGGTCACCGGCCTGCTCAAACTCGGTCGCGGCGCGGCCATCGAGCCGGAGGTCGACCTGTCCGGCTACTGGGTCGACGGCGACGTGGTCCGGGTCGGTTCGGTGCGGGTCGGGGCGGGCGGCCGGGTCGGCGCGCGCAGCACCCTGATGCCCGGCGCGCGGATCGGCAAGGGCGCGAAGATCTCCGCGGGTTCGACCGTGACCGGGACGGTGCCGGCCGGTCAGCGCTGGGCCGGTTCCCCCGCCGTCCCGGTGGACGGCAAGGGCGCCACCGTCTGGCCGCAGCGTCGTCCGGCCCGGTCCCGGCTCAGTGGCCGGTCCTGGGTGCTCGCCTACAGTCTGACCGCGCAGCTGCTGGCCCTGCTTCCGGTGGCCGCCGCGCTGCCCGCCCTGGCGCTGCTCGGCTGGGTGCTCGCCTGCGGACCGACGCTGCCGGCCGTGCTCCTGGCGGTTCCGGCCGCGGCTGTCGCGTACCAGATCGGGTATGCCCTGTTGGTCCTGATCTTCGTCCGGCTGCTCGGTATCGGTCTGCGGACCGGTTTCCACCCCGTCCGCGGGCGGGTGGCGTGGCAGGTGTGGACCACCGAGCACCTGATGGCGATGGCCCGGGTGGCGCTGTTCCCGATCTATTCCAGCCTGTTCACGCCGGTGTGGCTGCGGATGCTCGGTGCGAAGGTGGGCCGGGGCACGGAGATCTCCACGGTGCTCGCGGTCCCGGCGATGACGACCGTCGACGATCACGCGTTCCTGGCCGACGACACCATGGTCGCCACCTACGAGCTCGACCAGGGCTGGCTGCGGGTGGCTCCGGCCCGGATCGGCAAGCAGGCCTTCCTCGGCAACTCCGGGATGGCCGCCCCGGGCCGGAGTGTGCCGAAACGCGGCCTGGTCGGGGTGCTGTCGTCGGCGCCGCACAAGGCCAAGAAGGGTTCGTCCTGGCTGGGTGCCCCGCCGATGCCGCTGCGCCGGATCGTGGAGACCGCCGACTCCGGCCGTACCTTCGACCCGCCGGCCCGCCTGAAGGTGGCCCGGGCTCTCGTCGAGTTGTGCCGGGTCGTCCCGGTGATCCTGGCCGGCGCGCTGGCGGTGCTGGTGCTCACCGCGCTGACGCTGATCTGGCGGGCCGCCGGTGCCTGGGCCGCGGTGGCCGCCGCCGGGCCGGTGCTGTTCGCCGCCGCGGTGACCGGGGCGCTGCTCGCCACCGCCGCGAAGTGGCTGCTGGTCGGCCGGTTCCGGGTGAGTGAGCGGGCGCTGTGGACGTCGTTCGTGTGGCGTAACGAGCTGGCCGACACGTTCGTCGAGGTGTTGGCCGGGCCGTGGCTGTTCCGGCTGGCCGCCGGTACTCCGTTGCTGAACGTGTGGCTGCGTACGCTCGGTGTGAAGATCGGTCGTGGAGTGTGGCTGGAGACCCTCTGGCTGCCCGAGTTCGATCTCGTCCGTCTCGGTGATGGGGCGACCGTCAACCGGGGGTGTGTTGTACAGACCCACCTGTTCCATGATCGGATCATGAGCATGGATGAGGTCACCCTGGGCGCGGGAGCCACTCTCGGCCCGCACGGGATCGTGCTGCCCGGCGCGAGCATCGGCGCCCGGACCACGGTCGGTCCCGGTTCGCTCGTCACGCGTGGTGACGCCGTGCCCGACGACAGCCGTTGGCTCGGCAACCCGGTCGCGACCTGGCCGGCAGCGGCCACTCGCCGGGTATGA
- a CDS encoding M1 family metallopeptidase: MARQPGRDLAGSGHSPGMTPPGIPLSPSPGAERSTDPYLPESGNGGFRVLHYDLDLDYKVVQNRLTGRAVVTARAVQPLSRFSLDLARLQVRDVRVDGRAAKFEHRGGKLRIKPERPIGYGATFKTEIRYSGRPAPVSGRWGDIGWDELSDGALVASQPNGAPSWFPCNDRTDDKAPFLITFTAASAYTVLVTGDLVARRRGSGTTTWVYEREEPTAPYLMSVQIGRYEMVTLASGGVPQRAAIAPRMRSDFQRDFGRHGEIMTALQRLFGPYPFKEYVVVITDDDLDDPIEAQGMAVFGRNHLDGRRTHERLVVHELAHQWFGNSLTVADWRHIWLNEGFATYAEWLWSGASGGPSTNAHSAQWHAWLASRPADVVIGDPGVTRMFDPLVYKRGALALHALRAKIGEQAFFALLRSWVAEHRHRTVTTAEFREHAARYSTESLDGLFTLWLDRPALPPLPVVR; this comes from the coding sequence TTGGCTCGGCAACCCGGTCGCGACCTGGCCGGCAGCGGCCACTCGCCGGGTATGACCCCACCCGGCATCCCGCTCAGCCCGTCACCGGGCGCCGAACGGTCCACCGACCCGTACCTGCCGGAGAGTGGCAACGGCGGGTTCCGGGTGCTGCACTACGACCTCGACCTCGATTACAAGGTGGTGCAGAACCGGCTGACCGGCCGGGCGGTCGTCACCGCGCGTGCCGTGCAGCCGCTGTCCCGTTTCAGTCTGGATCTCGCCCGGCTGCAGGTGCGGGACGTGCGGGTGGACGGGCGGGCGGCCAAGTTCGAGCACCGGGGCGGCAAGCTGCGGATCAAACCCGAGCGCCCGATCGGGTACGGGGCCACGTTCAAGACCGAGATCAGGTATTCGGGTCGTCCCGCGCCGGTGTCCGGCCGCTGGGGTGACATCGGCTGGGACGAGCTGAGCGACGGGGCGCTGGTGGCCAGCCAGCCGAACGGGGCGCCGTCCTGGTTCCCGTGCAACGACCGGACCGACGACAAGGCGCCGTTCCTGATCACGTTCACGGCGGCGTCGGCGTACACCGTGCTGGTCACCGGCGACCTGGTGGCGCGTCGTCGTGGGTCGGGCACCACCACCTGGGTGTACGAGCGGGAGGAGCCGACCGCCCCGTACCTGATGAGCGTTCAGATCGGCCGGTACGAGATGGTGACGCTGGCCTCCGGGGGAGTGCCGCAGCGGGCCGCGATCGCCCCGCGGATGCGTAGTGACTTCCAGCGTGACTTCGGCCGGCACGGCGAGATCATGACGGCGTTGCAGCGGCTGTTCGGGCCGTACCCGTTCAAGGAGTACGTCGTGGTGATCACCGACGACGACCTGGACGACCCGATCGAGGCGCAGGGGATGGCCGTCTTCGGCCGCAACCACCTCGACGGGCGGCGCACCCACGAGCGGCTGGTCGTGCACGAGCTGGCCCATCAGTGGTTCGGTAACAGTCTGACGGTCGCCGACTGGCGGCACATCTGGCTCAACGAGGGCTTCGCCACGTACGCCGAATGGTTGTGGTCGGGCGCTTCCGGCGGCCCGTCGACGAACGCCCACTCGGCGCAGTGGCACGCCTGGCTCGCCTCCCGCCCGGCCGATGTGGTGATCGGCGATCCGGGGGTGACCCGGATGTTCGATCCACTGGTCTACAAACGGGGCGCGCTGGCCCTGCACGCGCTCCGGGCGAAGATCGGTGAGCAGGCGTTCTTCGCCCTGTTGCGGTCCTGGGTGGCCGAGCACCGGCACCGGACGGTGACGACCGCCGAGTTCCGTGAGCACGCCGCGCGGTATTCGACGGAGTCGCTGGACGGGCTGTTCACGTTGTGGCTGGATCGTCCCGCGCTGCCGCCGCTGCCCGTCGTCCGCTGA
- a CDS encoding Ltp family lipoprotein, translating to MSHPGQPFDPNGSVPQPPPGWSPPPPGYQPPPGFQPPPGAQGMPGQPIPPAYAGYPPPVMTPPKKKNGGKILLAIVGGFAGLCIIGAIASAGSDDDPTTTNKAAAAATTAATTTTTAEPAAEATTESTKPEPPAEPTKKLTVSQENAVEKAESYLSFSAFSRTGLIKQLKFEGFNTADATFGVDAQKANWNEQAAKKAAEYLEFTSFSRSGLIKQLKFEGFTTAQATYGAKKAGL from the coding sequence ATGTCCCACCCCGGCCAGCCGTTCGACCCCAACGGTTCCGTCCCGCAGCCGCCGCCGGGCTGGTCACCGCCGCCGCCCGGATACCAGCCGCCGCCCGGGTTCCAGCCGCCACCCGGGGCGCAGGGGATGCCCGGCCAGCCGATCCCGCCCGCCTACGCGGGCTACCCGCCGCCGGTCATGACGCCGCCGAAAAAGAAGAACGGCGGAAAGATCCTGCTCGCGATCGTGGGTGGGTTCGCCGGACTCTGCATCATCGGCGCGATCGCCTCGGCCGGCAGCGACGACGACCCCACCACCACGAACAAGGCCGCCGCAGCGGCGACGACCGCGGCCACCACCACGACGACGGCGGAACCGGCGGCCGAGGCGACCACCGAGAGCACCAAGCCGGAGCCGCCCGCCGAACCCACCAAGAAGCTGACCGTCTCGCAGGAGAACGCCGTCGAGAAGGCGGAAAGCTACCTGTCGTTCTCCGCCTTCTCCCGGACCGGGCTGATCAAGCAGCTCAAGTTCGAAGGCTTCAACACCGCGGACGCCACGTTCGGTGTGGACGCGCAGAAGGCGAACTGGAACGAGCAGGCCGCCAAGAAGGCCGCCGAGTACCTCGAGTTCACCTCGTTCTCCCGCTCCGGCCTGATCAAGCAGCTGAAGTTCGAGGGGTTCACCACCGCGCAGGCCACCTACGGCGCCAAGAAGGCCGGTCTGTAA
- a CDS encoding cellulose binding domain-containing protein: protein MSPTRSILAVAAAGVLAVAAVVLTGPPAEAAAVAAFPGAAGPAMYATGGRGGDVYHVTNLTDNATSPAAGSLRYGITTAPSSGRTIVFDVAGTIRLSPVGRQGWLGINASNLTIAGQTAPKPGITIMGQATKVTGKNIVLRHLKFRPGKDQANPENATNDGIWITGDNVIVDHVSVSWHDDEGISTSDGAGQVTVQYAVVSDGLDYKGHSYGALIGSDVTGSNVAYHHNLFAHHLSRLPRLGNETGAVNNVEWSNNVVFEGKGYSGDNQLANANFVGNTYLRHNAGNPEVYTGATGTSAYISGNRADYDGDANLTNGVDIGWDRFTGVPTHLSSRLNVPNMTNESAGAALTRVLNNSGAFWWARDAVDTRVISETRSTSGAVIDDPNSTEWNNLWNAAQVNSPSGWDTDRDGMPDTWESANGLNPNTADHNGDLDGDGYRNIEEYLDFAAQGGTTPTPSTSAPPAGGACTASYRTTNSWDGGFQGEVTVTAGGAAVTGWAASWTLGTGQAISQVWNGNLSAGGGTATVTNASYNGSLAAGGSTTFGFTATGTATSPAVTCSGA, encoded by the coding sequence ATGTCCCCCACCCGAAGCATCCTGGCCGTGGCGGCCGCCGGAGTCCTCGCCGTCGCCGCCGTGGTCCTGACCGGACCGCCCGCCGAGGCCGCGGCCGTAGCCGCCTTCCCCGGCGCGGCCGGCCCGGCGATGTACGCCACCGGCGGCCGGGGTGGCGACGTCTACCACGTCACCAACCTGACCGACAACGCGACGAGCCCGGCCGCCGGATCGCTGCGTTACGGGATCACCACCGCCCCGAGCAGCGGACGGACGATCGTCTTCGACGTCGCCGGCACGATCAGACTGTCGCCCGTCGGCCGGCAGGGCTGGCTCGGCATCAACGCGAGCAACCTGACCATCGCCGGGCAGACCGCGCCGAAACCCGGCATCACGATCATGGGCCAGGCCACCAAGGTCACCGGCAAGAACATCGTGCTCCGGCACCTGAAGTTCCGGCCTGGCAAGGACCAGGCCAATCCGGAGAACGCCACCAACGACGGCATCTGGATCACCGGCGACAACGTCATCGTCGACCACGTCTCGGTCAGCTGGCACGACGACGAGGGCATCAGCACCAGCGACGGCGCCGGGCAGGTCACCGTGCAGTACGCGGTGGTCTCCGACGGACTCGACTACAAGGGCCACAGTTACGGCGCACTGATCGGCAGCGACGTGACCGGATCGAACGTCGCCTACCACCACAACCTGTTCGCCCACCACCTCAGCCGCCTGCCCCGCCTCGGCAACGAGACCGGCGCGGTGAACAACGTGGAGTGGAGCAACAACGTCGTCTTCGAGGGCAAGGGCTACAGCGGCGACAACCAGCTCGCCAACGCCAACTTCGTCGGCAACACCTACCTGCGGCACAACGCCGGCAACCCGGAGGTCTACACCGGAGCGACCGGGACCAGCGCCTACATCTCCGGGAACCGCGCCGACTACGACGGCGACGCGAACCTGACCAACGGCGTCGACATCGGGTGGGACCGGTTCACCGGCGTGCCGACCCACCTATCGTCCCGGTTGAACGTCCCGAACATGACGAACGAGTCGGCGGGCGCGGCCCTGACCCGGGTGCTGAACAACTCCGGCGCGTTCTGGTGGGCACGGGACGCCGTCGACACCCGGGTGATCAGCGAGACCCGCAGCACCAGCGGCGCGGTGATCGACGATCCGAACAGCACCGAGTGGAACAACCTGTGGAACGCCGCCCAGGTGAACAGCCCGAGCGGCTGGGACACCGACCGGGACGGCATGCCCGACACCTGGGAGAGCGCGAACGGCCTGAACCCGAACACCGCCGACCACAACGGCGACCTGGACGGCGACGGCTACCGCAACATCGAGGAGTACCTCGACTTCGCCGCTCAGGGCGGCACGACGCCGACCCCGTCGACCTCCGCGCCTCCGGCGGGTGGAGCCTGCACCGCGAGCTACCGGACGACCAACTCATGGGACGGCGGCTTCCAGGGCGAGGTGACCGTGACGGCCGGTGGTGCGGCCGTCACCGGCTGGGCCGCCTCGTGGACGCTCGGCACCGGGCAGGCGATCAGCCAGGTCTGGAACGGCAACCTCAGCGCCGGCGGAGGCACGGCCACGGTGACCAACGCGAGCTACAACGGCTCGCTCGCCGCCGGCGGCTCGACCACGTTCGGCTTCACCGCGACCGGCACGGCCACCTCACCCGCCGTCACCTGTTCCGGCGCATAG
- a CDS encoding pectinesterase family protein, with the protein MPTTSPTTPAPTALPPAVAPTVAADGTGANVTTLGRPWAQSAHEVYRESNLSATIKPAQPWTDMGDATCKNARFFEYRNTGAGASVIGNRPQLTDAQAATYTPQKYLAGSDGWNPIA; encoded by the coding sequence GTGCCCACCACGAGCCCGACCACCCCGGCCCCGACCGCGCTGCCGCCCGCAGTCGCGCCGACGGTCGCGGCCGACGGGACCGGGGCCAACGTGACGACGCTGGGCCGTCCGTGGGCGCAGAGCGCGCACGAGGTCTATCGCGAGTCCAACCTGAGCGCCACGATCAAGCCCGCCCAGCCGTGGACCGACATGGGCGACGCGACCTGCAAGAATGCCCGCTTCTTCGAGTACCGCAACACCGGCGCCGGTGCGTCGGTCATCGGCAACCGCCCGCAGTTGACCGACGCGCAGGCCGCCACGTACACCCCGCAGAAGTACCTGGCCGGCTCCGACGGCTGGAACCCGATCGCCTGA
- a CDS encoding caspase family protein, with amino-acid sequence MSKRRLALVVAVDHYGDAALNQLASPAADAEALVTVLGDQELGRFEVDVLRNSHSWTICQHIEELLTNRHPTDLVLLHFSCHGLKDVTGELYLAATNTRPDLLGSTAVEAAWVNRMMQRSRARRVVLFLDCCYGGAFERGVVARSGDDIDVGDQFRQDTLGEGQGRVVITASTAMEYAFEGATLTDGGSAEPSVFTGAVVEGIRSGDADHDRDGRVSVGELYDFVYDRVRERTSHQTPVKWEFGVRGEMYMSRTPRPRTQSGDVASEPTELARHQTPSRRLMAVHQLAVIAKGEDLAKAAAARVTLQQMIDDDSRAVSTSAAAAVSETRLRLATDAVDFGRVAAGQEPATCEVAVFGGPLAQSSTVTADEPLQAWITGAALHLRWSAPAPGNFDGFVTLRGPAGTAHLRVTGRASEHLPPALDPRKPPAAEDHGTTVPERGGRKIKRFIPAGLEGRTARLYFWVFTTVLGLIIVIVAVVLATFPGLILRPFDSAPRTVDVGDCIRRAGDQAVEASCTDEGAFKVVSIVDSKDQCTDPVQPYLIDHTESGQDRVLCLTTDI; translated from the coding sequence ATGAGCAAACGGCGGCTGGCTCTCGTGGTAGCGGTCGACCACTACGGCGATGCTGCGCTGAACCAACTCGCCTCGCCCGCCGCCGACGCCGAGGCTCTGGTCACCGTCCTGGGCGATCAAGAACTCGGCCGCTTCGAGGTCGACGTTCTGCGTAACAGCCATTCGTGGACGATCTGTCAGCACATCGAGGAACTGCTCACCAACCGGCATCCCACCGACCTGGTTCTACTTCACTTCTCCTGCCACGGGTTGAAAGACGTCACCGGAGAGCTCTACCTCGCTGCAACCAACACTCGGCCTGATCTACTCGGTTCGACTGCCGTCGAGGCCGCCTGGGTCAACCGGATGATGCAGCGCAGTCGCGCTCGGCGGGTGGTCCTGTTTCTGGATTGTTGCTACGGCGGCGCCTTTGAACGAGGTGTGGTCGCTCGCAGCGGAGACGACATCGACGTCGGAGACCAGTTCCGGCAGGACACCCTCGGCGAGGGCCAAGGCCGAGTGGTGATCACCGCTTCGACGGCAATGGAGTATGCCTTCGAAGGTGCGACGCTGACCGATGGCGGATCGGCGGAGCCGTCCGTGTTCACCGGCGCGGTGGTGGAAGGCATCAGAAGCGGCGACGCCGACCACGACCGGGACGGCCGCGTATCGGTCGGCGAACTGTACGACTTCGTCTACGACCGTGTCCGGGAGCGCACGTCCCATCAGACGCCGGTCAAATGGGAGTTCGGCGTACGAGGCGAAATGTACATGTCCCGGACACCGCGTCCGCGAACTCAGTCCGGCGACGTGGCATCCGAGCCGACCGAGCTTGCTCGGCACCAGACGCCGTCCAGACGCCTGATGGCCGTGCACCAGCTGGCGGTGATCGCAAAAGGCGAGGATCTCGCGAAAGCCGCGGCAGCCCGGGTCACTCTGCAGCAGATGATCGATGACGACAGCCGTGCGGTCAGCACCTCCGCCGCGGCCGCGGTGAGTGAAACAAGATTGCGCCTTGCCACCGACGCCGTCGACTTCGGCCGGGTGGCAGCCGGCCAGGAACCGGCCACATGCGAGGTGGCGGTGTTCGGCGGCCCGCTCGCCCAATCTTCAACGGTGACGGCGGACGAGCCGCTGCAGGCATGGATCACCGGGGCGGCGCTACACCTCAGGTGGTCAGCCCCTGCGCCCGGAAACTTTGACGGGTTCGTGACGCTGCGCGGGCCGGCCGGTACGGCCCACCTCAGAGTCACCGGCCGGGCGAGCGAGCACCTCCCGCCCGCGCTCGATCCGAGGAAACCGCCTGCGGCGGAGGATCACGGAACGACAGTGCCGGAGCGAGGTGGCCGGAAGATCAAACGGTTCATCCCAGCCGGGCTGGAGGGGAGAACGGCGAGACTCTACTTCTGGGTCTTCACCACCGTGCTCGGTCTGATCATCGTCATCGTGGCGGTGGTGCTCGCGACCTTTCCCGGCCTCATTCTGCGGCCATTCGACTCGGCTCCTCGGACAGTCGACGTAGGTGACTGCATCAGACGGGCCGGCGATCAAGCGGTCGAGGCGTCCTGCACTGACGAAGGAGCGTTCAAGGTGGTCTCCATCGTCGACTCCAAGGACCAGTGCACCGACCCGGTTCAGCCATACCTGATCGACCACACGGAAAGCGGTCAGGACCGAGTGCTCTGCCTGACCACCGACATCTGA
- a CDS encoding glycoside hydrolase family 43 protein, whose amino-acid sequence MPRPRRLAASLVVAVVSALAIGQPSSAARTTLGGADPSVIKVNGLYVSAKSVDGGIAVRTATTLEGIATAPKKQVWRDTAGLGEVWAPEIVHHDGQYRIYFAAGTGAAHRMYHISSTGPDGGYSAATKVALPNDKWAIDGVPFTYQGQRWFVWSGWAGDTNVEQNLYLARMSSPTAATGARYVISQPRESWERVVGNPYINEAPEPILDPNGQLHIVYSANGSWSSRYCLADLRLRAGGDPSYVWDWYKSNGCLFGSNASEMMAGWDPTLYADGPGHHTFVLDRGDIAASPPSGNRFPTMYHAVAKGTPYSWANRYWYTGTAVWWGSVTYRRANVPGATTSTGFGLKFFE is encoded by the coding sequence ATGCCTCGTCCCCGCCGGCTGGCCGCGTCACTGGTCGTCGCCGTCGTCAGTGCTCTCGCGATCGGGCAACCGTCCTCGGCCGCCCGCACCACCCTCGGTGGCGCCGACCCCAGCGTCATCAAGGTCAACGGGCTGTACGTCTCCGCCAAATCCGTCGACGGCGGGATCGCGGTCCGCACCGCCACCACCCTGGAAGGCATCGCGACCGCCCCGAAGAAGCAGGTCTGGCGGGACACCGCGGGACTCGGTGAGGTCTGGGCGCCGGAGATCGTCCACCACGACGGCCAGTACCGGATCTACTTCGCGGCCGGCACCGGCGCCGCCCACCGGATGTACCACATCAGCTCGACCGGCCCGGACGGCGGCTACTCGGCGGCGACCAAGGTGGCCCTGCCCAACGACAAGTGGGCCATCGACGGGGTGCCGTTCACCTACCAGGGGCAGCGCTGGTTCGTCTGGTCCGGCTGGGCCGGTGACACCAACGTCGAACAGAACCTCTACCTCGCCCGGATGAGCAGCCCCACCGCGGCCACCGGCGCCCGGTACGTGATCTCCCAGCCCCGGGAATCCTGGGAGAGGGTGGTCGGCAACCCGTACATCAACGAGGCGCCCGAACCGATCCTCGACCCGAACGGGCAACTGCACATCGTGTACTCCGCGAACGGCAGCTGGAGCAGCCGGTACTGCCTGGCTGACCTGCGGCTGCGAGCCGGTGGGGACCCGTCCTACGTCTGGGACTGGTACAAGAGCAACGGCTGCCTGTTCGGCTCGAACGCCTCCGAGATGATGGCCGGGTGGGACCCGACGCTCTACGCCGACGGGCCCGGGCACCACACGTTCGTCCTGGACCGCGGCGACATCGCCGCCAGCCCGCCGTCCGGAAACCGGTTCCCGACCATGTACCACGCGGTCGCCAAGGGCACGCCGTACTCGTGGGCCAACCGGTACTGGTACACCGGGACGGCCGTCTGGTGGGGGAGTGTCACCTATCGGCGGGCCAACGTGCCCGGGGCGACCACGAGCACCGGGTTCGGGCTCAAGTTCTTCGAGTGA